From a region of the Nonlabens sp. Hel1_33_55 genome:
- a CDS encoding GAF domain-containing protein, which translates to MKCNSSFSGDHQMDVVLSFDQLINAYAARIESEKNSFKKLYYSALLQAITKDDFPNADITEENLNEYSEPIDLILSELFPKSLSGNEIKAATIPFSSVLFNCTDRLTKIFENAGENYTFNFLEEETFDRFRLACGLVLNKCYNMKLDIGKLLHAEIPDANGNLRTYRITYNADFIDVFSNSKSEQLEEHEINDLLRFPDDEDRWRKAFPHGSYQFKGFGIISFTDVTVDASISELKTILLNQPGSKLADKDNFVNIFKKMFNMDNIYAGFTSFDAYDSSFEQMHFSDAPSYLLGQSHSKLTQNAICKDAYNHLIKLHKPLIIPDVENYHDKQDVKFMTKNLLESGIKSAVLYPVTKNERLIGVLELGSDIAFGLNSFNTIKIENIIDYIKAAVIRGEEEDENRVKAIIQTECTSIHPSVQWKFEREARRILKSRINGKEETFKDLGFEDVYPLYGQIDIVGSSDSRNRAIKKDLCFQLDNVCEIIASAKAYEPLPIYDQIGFRVQEYKDQLQHQAIDANSERGIIKLLTDEINPVMHHIKNISHDLKERVATYQEKLDPLSGVIYESRNNYDNTVQTINHALSRYIDNKQVEAQGIYEHYFERFKTDGVEHNIYIGGSITEEAEFNVVYLYNLRLWQLQTMIEMEDKFYSIQENLPSQLDAASMILVFDNTLSIRYRIDEKRFDVDGTYNARYEVIKKRIDKAHIKGTEERITQKGTISIIYTNKENESEYMRYVSYLQHKKYLGDEVESLELEDVQGVIGLKAIRVNILYGFKASENRMTYDDLIEQLSLKEVESE; encoded by the coding sequence ATGAAATGTAATTCTAGTTTTAGTGGAGATCATCAGATGGATGTCGTGCTTAGTTTTGATCAATTAATCAATGCTTATGCAGCACGTATTGAATCTGAAAAGAACAGTTTTAAAAAACTGTATTATTCCGCATTACTTCAAGCAATTACCAAGGATGATTTCCCAAACGCAGATATTACTGAAGAAAACTTAAACGAATATTCAGAACCTATTGATTTAATTCTATCTGAATTATTTCCAAAGAGTTTGAGCGGCAATGAAATCAAAGCTGCGACGATTCCCTTTTCATCTGTACTGTTTAATTGTACGGATAGGCTCACTAAGATTTTTGAAAACGCAGGTGAAAATTACACCTTCAACTTCCTGGAAGAAGAGACCTTTGATAGGTTTAGGTTAGCCTGTGGACTCGTGTTGAACAAATGCTATAACATGAAACTGGACATCGGTAAACTATTGCATGCCGAAATTCCAGATGCCAATGGCAATTTAAGAACCTATAGAATTACATACAACGCAGACTTTATTGATGTCTTTAGCAACAGCAAGTCAGAACAGCTAGAAGAGCATGAGATAAATGACCTGTTGCGTTTCCCAGATGATGAAGATCGATGGAGGAAAGCTTTCCCACATGGATCTTATCAATTCAAAGGTTTTGGTATTATCTCGTTTACTGATGTTACCGTGGACGCTTCCATTTCTGAACTAAAAACGATACTACTAAATCAGCCAGGTTCAAAATTGGCAGATAAGGACAACTTTGTAAACATCTTCAAGAAGATGTTCAATATGGATAATATCTATGCTGGTTTTACCAGTTTTGATGCCTACGACAGCAGTTTTGAACAGATGCATTTTTCTGACGCTCCTAGTTATTTATTGGGGCAAAGTCATTCTAAACTTACCCAGAATGCCATTTGTAAAGATGCTTACAATCACCTAATTAAATTACACAAACCGCTCATTATTCCTGATGTAGAGAACTATCATGATAAGCAGGATGTGAAATTCATGACTAAAAATTTACTGGAATCAGGCATCAAGAGCGCTGTGTTATATCCGGTGACTAAAAATGAACGACTAATTGGTGTTTTGGAACTGGGAAGCGACATTGCTTTTGGACTCAATAGCTTCAACACCATTAAGATTGAAAATATCATTGATTACATCAAAGCTGCAGTAATACGTGGTGAAGAAGAAGATGAAAATAGGGTAAAAGCGATCATTCAAACAGAATGCACATCCATTCATCCTAGCGTACAGTGGAAGTTTGAGCGCGAAGCAAGACGTATTCTTAAATCAAGAATTAATGGCAAAGAAGAGACCTTTAAAGATTTAGGATTTGAAGATGTCTATCCATTGTACGGTCAGATTGATATTGTTGGTAGCAGCGATTCTAGAAATAGAGCTATTAAAAAAGATCTATGTTTTCAATTGGATAATGTTTGTGAGATCATCGCTTCCGCGAAAGCGTACGAGCCACTACCCATTTATGATCAAATAGGCTTTAGAGTTCAAGAATATAAGGATCAACTGCAACATCAGGCGATTGATGCCAATTCTGAACGCGGAATCATCAAACTGCTTACAGATGAGATCAATCCAGTGATGCACCACATTAAGAATATATCTCATGATTTGAAGGAGCGTGTTGCCACCTATCAAGAAAAGCTGGATCCATTAAGCGGTGTTATTTATGAAAGTCGCAATAATTACGATAACACGGTACAGACCATAAACCACGCTTTGTCAAGATATATTGACAACAAGCAAGTAGAGGCGCAAGGTATTTACGAACATTATTTTGAACGCTTTAAAACAGATGGTGTCGAGCACAATATTTATATAGGCGGCTCTATTACAGAAGAAGCAGAGTTCAACGTGGTTTACCTTTATAATCTAAGGTTATGGCAGCTTCAAACCATGATTGAAATGGAAGATAAGTTTTACTCCATTCAAGAAAACCTGCCTTCTCAATTAGATGCTGCATCCATGATTTTGGTCTTTGATAATACGCTAAGCATTCGTTACCGTATTGATGAGAAGCGATTTGACGTCGATGGAACTTACAATGCACGTTATGAAGTTATAAAAAAACGTATTGACAAAGCCCACATCAAAGGCACGGAAGAAAGAATTACTCAAAAAGGTACGATCTCAATTATTTATACCAATAAAGAAAACGAGAGCGAGTACATGCGATATGTAAGTTACCTGCAACACAAAAAGTATCTGGGTGATGAAGTAGAAAGCCTAGAACTTGAAGATGTTCAAGGAGTGATAGGACTTAAAGCAATAAGAGTTAATATTCTCTATGGATTCAAAGCCTCAGAAAACCGAATGACTTATGATGATCTAATTGAGCAACTATCGCTTAAAGAAGTAGAGAGCGAATAA
- a CDS encoding Pycsar system effector family protein gives MTELLNAADDFVLLLFKDKLDDIYVYHNYTHTKRVVKSTHEIIENSEIDVKEKKALLLAAWLHDTGYIHGAEEHEEASAKIAEDFLTEQNVEKETIAKVQKLIRATKFNDQPEGKLEEILRDADSSHFAKDYYFETSELLKKELELRGNEMSNKEWRKENILVFTEKHRFYSEYAVKNWNVRKNENLMKLFKKKKKKAAKYNKEKLKVDLKNQSPERAIQTLFRTTLRNHIKLSDIADTKANILLSVNAIIISLALANLIPKLDQISNRHLLYPTLVLILFSVASIILSILSTRPNVTSGEFTDEQVEKREVNLLFFGNFHKVPFERYQKALMGLLDDKEEVYQSLLKDLWLLGVVLNRKYSLLRWTYTIFMIGIISSVIAFVIAFTTYEYPVVAEIVPG, from the coding sequence ATGACTGAATTACTTAACGCAGCCGACGATTTTGTGTTGCTTCTTTTTAAAGATAAATTAGACGATATATATGTGTACCACAATTATACACATACTAAACGTGTTGTGAAAAGTACACACGAAATCATCGAGAATTCCGAAATAGATGTTAAAGAGAAAAAGGCGCTATTACTTGCGGCCTGGCTACACGATACAGGATATATTCATGGTGCAGAAGAACATGAAGAAGCGAGCGCTAAAATCGCCGAAGATTTCCTAACGGAACAAAACGTTGAAAAGGAAACAATTGCTAAAGTTCAGAAATTAATCAGAGCGACAAAGTTCAACGATCAACCTGAAGGGAAATTAGAAGAAATACTGCGTGATGCAGATTCTTCTCATTTTGCAAAGGACTATTATTTTGAAACAAGCGAGTTGCTCAAGAAAGAATTAGAGCTGCGCGGCAATGAAATGTCCAATAAAGAATGGCGCAAAGAAAATATTCTCGTTTTCACTGAGAAACATAGGTTTTATAGCGAGTATGCTGTTAAAAACTGGAACGTTAGGAAGAATGAAAACTTGATGAAGCTTTTCAAGAAGAAAAAGAAAAAAGCTGCCAAGTATAATAAGGAGAAGCTTAAAGTTGATCTCAAAAACCAAAGTCCAGAGCGTGCAATCCAAACGCTTTTTAGAACCACCTTGAGAAACCACATCAAGCTTAGTGATATTGCAGATACAAAAGCGAACATTCTTTTATCTGTAAATGCGATTATTATCTCACTTGCTTTAGCCAACTTAATTCCTAAGCTGGATCAAATAAGTAACAGACACTTATTATATCCTACACTGGTATTGATACTTTTCTCTGTTGCCAGTATAATCCTGTCAATTTTATCGACGCGTCCAAATGTAACAAGCGGAGAGTTTACTGATGAACAGGTAGAGAAACGCGAGGTAAACCTGCTCTTTTTTGGAAACTTTCATAAAGTACCTTTTGAGAGATATCAAAAAGCATTGATGGGTTTGCTTGATGATAAGGAAGAAGTTTATCAGAGCTTGCTAAAAGATTTATGGCTATTAGGAGTGGTACTCAATAGGAAGTATAGTTTGTTGCGATGGACCTACACCATATTTATGATAGGTATCATATCATCTGTAATTGCCTTTGTTATAGCATTTACAACTTATGAATATCCTGTAGTAGCAGAAATTGTCCCAGGATAA
- a CDS encoding metallophosphoesterase: protein MLKNNILLLIVVCLLASCASYNAQYKEEELEQYPTGSPVEKSIYLIGDVGYSPLGGKSDGLLSLESYLEGKDTSKEYLVFLGDNIYPTGMPAVDDEFRPTAENHLDAQIDVARGFKGKSLFIPGNHDYYNENLVNVEREKKYIEEALEDDDIWQPKVGCPLESREITPNIQLVIVDSQWYLSKWDDIPTINDDCDQIKTREQFFLAMEDEFKRNQDKTIIVAQHHPIFTNGVHGGQYAAIKHLFPTQGKLPIPILGSLVSLIRTSGGVSAQDKQNKRYQEFADRMTRLAIASKAPRIIFSSGHEHTLQYIENSGIRQIVSGSGAKQGYASLSNDALFVYGGKGFARMDVMQDGSSWLQYYGWDGENHKLLYTKKAIEQPKSFDLDSLPESYSAFAKANIYEDERTEKSEVFKGLWGKKYRKLYGDKINAKVGLLDTLKGGLKVLRASGGIETRSLRLQDSDGREYNLRALKKSSVQFLQKTVFNETDISVGFDNTGAENLLYDFYTAAHPYGALVIPDLAASIDVFHTNPEIYYIPKQISLGQYNDDYGDELYMLVERPEDNFKDLESFGKPQDIRSTEDVLERLRRDEKYKVDEASYLRARMFDMLIGDWDRGKDQWRWAEFESAGGNVTYKPIPRDRDQVFSNFDGAVFATLRTLVGITNQFATYDGTLSNTKWFNTSATYLDRNLAQGADMDAWVAQARYIQENLSDEDIEAAFKKLPAEIYPDPSTQLIIDSMKERRDNLVEIAERYYGVLSRLAIVTGTDKDDFIEINRVGKDLTEVAIYRNKGGEKADVVFQRTFNRENTKEIWIYALDDDDIINATGDANNPIKVRVIGGQNNDIYDIKSGRKITVHDQKAKENTFIEMEDAVKRLSNRYEVNTYDPKKAIQASNILTPAVGFNPDDGLRLAVQNTYTVDGFNRNPHTRVHKVTAGYFFGTEGYTIGYEGEFAGILNKMNVLLFGKWNGPTFTENFFGFGNETPNLDDDRTYDYNRVRLSTYSAGAGAVYRGEYGSNLRLSMTVEGNQINEDRNRFITEFPGSQTDPEYFDRKWFGDVNVTYNYSSFDNNQNPTRGMIFEINNGIIGNFQELGDTFYYFKPKMGFYNALTQDRKVVLRTLAQSHIIVGTDYEFYQSAQLGQLTGLRGYRTQRFSGQRSFVTSADVRYSFDEFKSGLVPLQVGVFVGGDVGRVWISDDFSQRWHNDYGGGIWVNSAEAIGATFNLFHGEDGLRFSFQVGFNF, encoded by the coding sequence ATGCTTAAAAATAACATTCTTTTATTAATAGTCGTCTGTTTACTTGCGAGCTGCGCAAGCTATAACGCACAATATAAAGAGGAAGAATTAGAGCAATATCCTACAGGATCGCCTGTAGAAAAGAGCATTTATCTCATAGGTGATGTAGGTTATTCTCCATTAGGTGGGAAGAGCGATGGTCTATTGTCTTTAGAGAGCTATCTAGAAGGTAAGGATACTTCTAAAGAATATCTGGTCTTTTTAGGAGACAACATCTATCCCACAGGAATGCCGGCTGTAGATGATGAGTTTAGACCAACGGCAGAAAATCACCTGGACGCTCAGATTGATGTGGCGAGAGGTTTCAAGGGTAAGTCCCTTTTTATACCTGGCAATCACGATTATTATAATGAGAATCTCGTCAATGTAGAACGAGAAAAGAAATACATTGAGGAAGCACTGGAAGACGACGATATCTGGCAACCTAAAGTGGGTTGTCCATTAGAAAGTCGCGAGATCACACCAAATATTCAATTGGTGATTGTGGATAGTCAGTGGTATTTATCGAAATGGGATGATATTCCAACCATCAACGACGATTGTGACCAGATTAAAACCAGAGAGCAATTCTTTCTCGCCATGGAAGATGAATTTAAACGCAATCAGGATAAAACCATAATAGTTGCCCAGCACCATCCTATTTTCACCAACGGTGTCCACGGTGGTCAGTATGCGGCCATAAAACACCTATTCCCAACCCAAGGTAAATTACCTATTCCCATACTGGGCTCGCTGGTAAGTTTGATTCGTACTAGTGGTGGTGTTAGCGCACAGGACAAGCAAAATAAGAGATATCAAGAATTTGCAGATCGCATGACCAGGCTGGCCATAGCATCAAAGGCACCTCGCATCATTTTTTCTAGTGGTCATGAGCACACCTTGCAGTACATTGAAAACTCGGGCATTAGACAAATTGTTTCAGGTTCTGGAGCAAAACAAGGTTATGCGTCGTTAAGTAACGATGCCTTATTTGTTTATGGTGGTAAAGGTTTTGCCCGCATGGATGTAATGCAGGATGGAAGTTCCTGGCTACAGTATTACGGTTGGGATGGCGAGAATCACAAGCTACTTTATACTAAGAAGGCCATCGAGCAACCTAAATCCTTTGATCTTGACTCGTTGCCAGAAAGTTATTCCGCTTTCGCGAAAGCGAACATATATGAAGACGAGAGAACAGAAAAATCTGAAGTCTTCAAGGGATTATGGGGAAAAAAATACCGAAAACTCTACGGTGATAAAATCAACGCAAAAGTAGGGTTGCTAGACACTCTAAAAGGCGGTTTGAAAGTGTTGAGAGCAAGCGGCGGTATTGAAACCAGATCATTAAGATTACAAGATTCTGATGGTAGAGAATATAACTTACGAGCCCTCAAGAAAAGCTCCGTTCAATTTTTGCAAAAGACCGTTTTTAATGAAACGGATATATCTGTAGGGTTTGATAATACGGGTGCAGAAAACCTCTTATATGATTTTTATACTGCGGCACATCCTTATGGAGCATTGGTCATACCTGATCTTGCTGCCTCCATTGATGTCTTTCACACAAATCCAGAAATCTACTACATACCTAAACAAATATCGCTGGGCCAGTATAACGACGACTATGGAGATGAATTATATATGCTCGTGGAACGTCCAGAAGATAACTTCAAGGATTTAGAGAGCTTTGGAAAACCACAGGATATAAGAAGTACTGAGGATGTTCTGGAGCGCCTGCGACGCGATGAAAAGTATAAAGTTGATGAAGCCTCTTACCTGCGTGCGCGCATGTTTGATATGTTGATAGGTGATTGGGATCGAGGTAAGGATCAATGGCGCTGGGCAGAGTTTGAAAGCGCAGGTGGGAACGTAACCTACAAACCCATACCTAGAGATAGAGATCAGGTATTTTCTAATTTTGATGGTGCTGTTTTTGCCACATTGAGAACGCTGGTAGGTATTACAAATCAGTTTGCTACTTATGATGGTACCTTAAGTAATACGAAATGGTTCAATACATCTGCCACTTATCTGGATAGAAATCTTGCACAAGGTGCAGATATGGATGCATGGGTTGCGCAGGCCAGATATATTCAAGAAAATCTATCTGACGAGGATATTGAAGCAGCATTCAAAAAACTACCAGCCGAAATTTATCCAGATCCAAGCACCCAGCTTATTATAGATAGCATGAAAGAACGTCGGGATAATCTTGTAGAAATTGCAGAGCGATACTATGGCGTTCTTTCAAGACTGGCGATTGTTACTGGAACAGACAAAGATGATTTTATTGAAATTAACCGGGTCGGCAAGGACCTAACTGAAGTGGCCATCTATAGAAATAAAGGTGGTGAAAAAGCAGATGTAGTTTTCCAGAGAACATTTAACCGTGAGAACACAAAGGAGATTTGGATTTATGCTCTCGATGATGATGATATTATTAACGCAACTGGTGATGCTAACAACCCCATTAAGGTTCGTGTCATAGGTGGACAAAATAATGACATCTATGACATTAAAAGTGGTAGAAAAATCACGGTGCATGATCAAAAAGCCAAAGAAAATACCTTCATTGAAATGGAAGATGCGGTGAAACGATTGAGCAATAGATATGAGGTAAACACATACGATCCTAAAAAAGCCATTCAAGCTTCTAATATCTTGACACCAGCCGTAGGTTTCAATCCTGATGACGGTTTGAGACTAGCAGTGCAAAATACGTATACGGTAGATGGATTTAATAGGAATCCTCATACTAGGGTGCATAAGGTCACTGCAGGATATTTCTTTGGTACAGAAGGATACACTATAGGTTATGAAGGAGAATTTGCTGGTATTCTTAATAAGATGAACGTGCTGCTGTTTGGTAAATGGAACGGCCCAACGTTTACTGAAAACTTCTTTGGTTTTGGTAATGAAACTCCCAATCTAGATGACGATAGAACGTATGACTATAACCGGGTTCGGTTAAGTACCTATAGTGCTGGAGCTGGCGCGGTGTATCGCGGTGAATATGGTTCTAACTTACGACTAAGCATGACGGTTGAGGGAAATCAAATCAACGAAGATCGCAATAGATTTATAACTGAATTTCCAGGTTCTCAAACTGATCCAGAGTATTTTGATAGAAAATGGTTTGGTGATGTTAACGTGACTTATAATTATAGCTCTTTTGATAACAATCAAAACCCAACCCGTGGGATGATATTTGAAATCAATAATGGTATCATCGGTAACTTTCAAGAGTTAGGCGACACCTTTTATTATTTCAAACCTAAAATGGGTTTCTATAATGCGCTAACACAAGATCGTAAGGTGGTACTCAGAACTCTAGCACAATCCCATATTATCGTTGGGACAGACTATGAATTTTACCAAAGCGCCCAATTGGGGCAACTTACAGGTTTGAGAGGTTACCGTACCCAACGGTTCTCTGGGCAACGATCTTTTGTGACTAGTGCAGATGTACGATACAGCTTTGACGAATTCAAATCTGGGCTGGTGCCACTGCAGGTTGGAGTTTTTGTGGGTGGTGATGTAGGTCGCGTTTGGATAAGTGATGACTTTAGCCAGAGATGGCACAATGATTATGGTGGCGGAATTTGGGTAAATTCTGCAGAAGCTATTGGTGCCACCTTCAATCTATTCCACGGTGAGGATGGTTTGCGTTTCAGTTTCCAGGTTGGATTCAACTTCTAA
- a CDS encoding Dps family protein, with amino-acid sequence MSYLNFNAEKAKNTSKELNVLLADYHLYYQKLRNFHWNILGHNFFDLHVKFEEMYNDAILKIDEIAERILTLRFQPTSNYSEYLATSSIKESKSELKDVEMVNALIDDHGTLLKQMSKVVEVAGVAEDEGTIDLIGAYIRELETTSWMLDAWRMKTGDVHKAI; translated from the coding sequence ATGAGTTACCTAAATTTTAATGCAGAGAAAGCTAAAAACACATCAAAAGAATTGAATGTACTTCTAGCTGACTATCATTTGTATTATCAAAAACTTAGAAATTTTCACTGGAATATTTTGGGTCACAACTTTTTTGACCTGCATGTGAAATTTGAAGAAATGTACAACGATGCCATTCTAAAAATTGATGAGATTGCAGAGCGCATATTGACTTTAAGGTTCCAGCCAACTTCTAATTACAGCGAGTATCTCGCGACTTCTAGTATTAAAGAGTCTAAGTCTGAACTTAAGGACGTTGAGATGGTGAATGCACTTATTGATGATCATGGCACGTTGCTAAAGCAAATGTCCAAGGTCGTTGAAGTTGCAGGCGTTGCAGAAGATGAAGGAACTATTGATTTGATAGGTGCCTACATTCGTGAACTGGAAACTACCAGCTGGATGTTAGATGCGTGGAGAATGAAAACTGGAGATGTACACAAAGCTATCTAG